Proteins encoded by one window of Thalassoroseus pseudoceratinae:
- a CDS encoding 2-oxoacid:ferredoxin oxidoreductase subunit beta, which produces MSTELPVLTDKDFASDQEVRWCPRCGDYSILKQMQKVLPGLGIPKENFVFVSGIGCSSRFPYYMNTYGFHSIHGRAPAIATGVKLANPDLQVWVITGDGDSLSIGGNHLMHAIRRNVDLKIILFNNQIYGLTKGQYSPTSPTGSRTKSTPYGSLDTPLNPLCVAIGSEASFVARSVDVDIKHLQATLKRAAEHKGTAFVEVYQDCNVFNSGAFKYAQSKAEKADNVVVLEQGRPLIFGKNRDKGIRVTGLLTPEVVTLGDNIREDDLLFHDEKAEEPSLAFMLARMRRPEFPEPIGVFRCIDRPTYNEAVEDQVTMAVEKEGEGDIEALFRKGDTWEVQ; this is translated from the coding sequence ATGTCGACCGAGCTTCCCGTCCTCACGGACAAAGATTTCGCCAGCGATCAAGAAGTCCGCTGGTGTCCGCGTTGTGGTGATTACTCGATTCTCAAACAAATGCAAAAAGTCCTCCCCGGATTGGGAATTCCGAAGGAAAACTTTGTGTTTGTCTCGGGAATTGGTTGTTCCAGCCGATTCCCTTACTACATGAACACCTACGGTTTCCACAGCATCCACGGACGCGCTCCCGCGATTGCAACAGGCGTCAAACTGGCCAATCCCGATTTGCAAGTGTGGGTGATTACCGGCGACGGAGATTCCTTGTCGATCGGTGGCAACCACCTCATGCATGCGATTCGTCGGAATGTCGATCTGAAAATTATCCTATTCAACAATCAGATCTACGGCCTGACCAAAGGACAGTATTCGCCCACCAGCCCCACAGGTTCCCGCACGAAAAGCACTCCGTATGGTTCGCTCGATACGCCTTTGAACCCGCTGTGTGTGGCGATCGGTTCTGAAGCCTCGTTCGTCGCACGGTCGGTCGATGTGGACATCAAACATTTGCAAGCGACACTCAAACGGGCGGCGGAACACAAGGGGACCGCATTCGTCGAGGTCTACCAAGACTGCAACGTGTTCAACTCGGGGGCATTCAAATATGCGCAGAGCAAGGCCGAGAAAGCGGACAACGTGGTCGTTTTGGAACAGGGACGTCCGCTGATTTTCGGCAAGAACCGAGACAAAGGAATCCGAGTCACCGGTTTGTTGACGCCCGAGGTTGTGACACTCGGCGACAACATCCGCGAGGATGATCTTCTCTTCCACGACGAGAAAGCCGAGGAACCGAGCTTGGCGTTCATGTTGGCACGGATGCGTCGTCCGGAATTCCCGGAGCCAATCGGTGTCTTCCGTTGTATCGACCGCCCGACTTATAATGAGGCCGTTGAAGATCAAGTCACGATGGCGGTTGAGAAAGAAGGCGAGGGCGACATCGAAGCCCTGTTCCGCAAAGGCGATACATGGGAAGTTCAATAA
- a CDS encoding HAMP domain-containing sensor histidine kinase yields the protein MFKSSLFWKLFLRYAVLTTVSTVLIAYVATSTQHSVSEEQCHQRLLDTTTTVRLLIGDNWNGNIPTGQLDQLVELSRERDLGLCLLDEDGTPIVQLFHGKHSHITPLSIRQLREAARTGDAVFPSNDSQYGTARMLVASRLGSDDVVGYVQVSTDLRSIRDEVALISGRVWLVAAIAALGALGVLGVAVSQVIRPLTSLTKAADGMAKGDLSQKVPVTTIDEVGTLTKAFNSMSDQLADRVAEMQRKNREVAENSERLRTVLAGMVEGVLAVDESLRILFANQSVHRYFDTSQSDVVGRPVFEVLRKSEVIELVRETLRGGSSKSTEIQLPRSHQVVKLFANSLPGTPCPGVVLVFHDVTELRRLEGLRRDFVSNVSHELKTPLASIQAYASTLLNGALEDETVNRRFLEQIEEQVDRLHTLILDLLSLGKIESGREMFDLVPVSLDDLAESVIAGVHQRADANGVRLNLEAADRRLYVNADAEGLRTILDNLVDNALKYTPSDGDITIGWYVESNQVVILVQDTGCGIPPQDHQRIFERFYRVDKARSRELGGTGLGLSIVKHLAQVFGGSVGLSSEVGKGTTFKIRLPRAVPADEAIKSSVVD from the coding sequence GTGTTCAAATCGTCGTTGTTCTGGAAGCTGTTCTTGCGTTATGCGGTTTTGACAACGGTGTCGACCGTCCTCATCGCATACGTCGCGACTTCGACTCAACATTCCGTTTCCGAAGAGCAGTGTCACCAACGTCTGCTCGATACCACAACCACCGTTCGCCTGCTGATCGGCGACAATTGGAATGGCAATATTCCCACTGGTCAACTCGACCAACTCGTAGAACTTTCGAGAGAGCGGGATTTGGGGCTGTGTCTGCTCGACGAGGATGGAACGCCGATCGTCCAGCTATTTCACGGAAAGCATTCCCACATTACGCCGTTGTCGATCCGGCAACTCCGAGAAGCGGCTCGAACTGGTGACGCTGTTTTTCCCTCAAACGACAGTCAGTATGGGACTGCGCGAATGTTGGTTGCCAGCCGACTCGGTTCGGACGACGTTGTCGGGTATGTTCAGGTCAGTACCGATTTGCGTTCGATCCGCGACGAAGTGGCCCTGATTTCGGGACGGGTTTGGTTGGTGGCAGCGATCGCGGCGTTAGGTGCCTTGGGAGTGTTAGGGGTCGCGGTATCGCAGGTTATCCGTCCGCTGACCAGTCTCACGAAGGCCGCCGATGGAATGGCCAAGGGCGATTTATCGCAGAAGGTTCCCGTCACGACGATCGACGAAGTCGGTACGCTCACCAAGGCCTTTAATTCCATGAGCGATCAGTTGGCTGACCGGGTGGCGGAGATGCAACGCAAAAACCGTGAAGTCGCCGAAAACAGCGAGCGGCTACGAACCGTTCTCGCGGGGATGGTCGAAGGAGTGTTGGCTGTCGATGAGTCATTGCGAATTCTTTTCGCGAATCAATCGGTTCATCGTTACTTCGATACCTCGCAATCCGATGTGGTTGGACGCCCCGTGTTCGAAGTCCTACGGAAGTCGGAGGTCATTGAACTTGTCCGTGAGACGCTCCGCGGCGGATCGTCCAAGTCCACAGAAATTCAACTTCCGCGAAGCCATCAGGTTGTCAAGCTTTTCGCCAACTCCTTACCGGGCACACCCTGCCCCGGTGTTGTTCTTGTGTTTCACGATGTCACGGAACTCCGTCGTTTGGAAGGTTTGCGGCGTGACTTCGTTTCTAATGTCTCGCACGAGTTGAAGACACCGTTGGCTTCGATTCAGGCGTACGCCAGCACTTTACTCAACGGTGCTTTGGAAGACGAAACCGTCAACCGCCGGTTCCTGGAGCAGATCGAAGAGCAGGTTGATCGTCTGCACACACTGATTCTGGATCTTCTCAGTCTCGGAAAGATCGAATCGGGTCGCGAGATGTTCGACCTTGTACCTGTCTCGCTCGACGATTTAGCTGAGTCGGTGATCGCGGGTGTGCATCAACGAGCCGATGCAAACGGCGTGCGGCTGAACCTTGAGGCTGCCGATCGTCGCCTGTATGTGAACGCCGACGCGGAGGGATTGCGGACGATTTTGGATAACCTCGTCGACAACGCTCTGAAATACACGCCGAGTGACGGAGACATCACGATCGGTTGGTACGTTGAGTCCAATCAGGTGGTCATTTTAGTGCAAGACACGGGATGCGGAATCCCGCCTCAAGATCACCAGCGGATTTTCGAACGTTTCTATCGAGTCGACAAAGCACGTTCACGCGAGTTGGGCGGTACCGGGCTGGGATTGTCGATCGTGAAACACCTGGCGCAAGTCTTTGGTGGTAGCGTCGGGCTGTCCAGCGAAGTCGGCAAAGGGACAACATTCAAAATTCGACTCCCCAGAGCGGTTCCGGCAGATGAAGCCATCAAAAGCAGCGTGGTCGACTGA
- a CDS encoding DinB family protein, with product MDQIEQLREQLVWLIEKGHAHISFEDAIADLPTEFRSQVPPNVGHSPWQLLEHLRICQWDILEFSRDAGHVSPKFPHGYWPTSIGPPEPEAWEKSITAFLADRQVMVDLIRDPSTDLFKPIPHGDGQTILREAMLVADHNAYHIGQLVIVRKVLGCWS from the coding sequence ATGGATCAAATCGAGCAACTGCGAGAGCAATTAGTTTGGTTGATCGAAAAAGGACACGCACACATCTCGTTTGAGGATGCAATCGCGGATTTGCCGACGGAGTTTCGGAGCCAAGTTCCACCGAATGTCGGACATTCGCCTTGGCAACTCTTGGAGCATTTGCGAATTTGCCAGTGGGATATCTTGGAATTCAGCCGTGATGCGGGACACGTTTCGCCCAAATTCCCCCACGGCTACTGGCCGACATCAATCGGTCCTCCCGAGCCTGAGGCTTGGGAGAAGAGTATCACGGCGTTTCTTGCGGATCGTCAAGTAATGGTCGATCTGATTCGTGACCCATCCACTGACCTGTTCAAGCCCATTCCCCACGGTGACGGCCAAACGATTCTGCGAGAAGCCATGCTCGTTGCGGATCACAATGCGTATCATATCGGTCAGCTGGTCATCGTGCGAAAGGTGCTCGGCTGTTGGTCGTGA
- a CDS encoding alpha/beta hydrolase, which produces MNSRFSDQFWLHHSMEADATDASVPAPQFWEALRPVGETPRPSTPTFDSTVAEDCLGLADELNTDDGPCRCVVRNLHPRRRPTGLFLPEHYEANYAYPLVLWLHGEGGTEFEMFSAISGISTRNYIGLSLRAPEKSESGGYCWDRSPDGLAKLESDIYATVCQLRRVFNVHSERVILAGFDSGATTAMQLILRRPDWYGGVVSMCGNLPTLAELQDQIGLEGSETERRRALFIAGDADEECSAMDVLNAKRSLQGTPLDVSIAIESAGHEVTRPMLRNIDHWIMNGLYATV; this is translated from the coding sequence ATGAACTCCCGCTTCTCCGATCAATTTTGGCTTCATCATTCCATGGAAGCGGATGCGACCGATGCCTCGGTCCCGGCTCCGCAATTCTGGGAAGCTCTACGTCCGGTTGGGGAGACACCCCGACCGAGCACGCCCACTTTTGATTCCACGGTGGCCGAAGACTGTCTCGGTCTGGCCGACGAGCTGAACACCGACGATGGTCCGTGTCGTTGCGTCGTCCGAAACTTACACCCCCGACGACGCCCCACCGGATTGTTCCTGCCGGAACATTACGAAGCGAACTACGCCTATCCATTGGTGCTCTGGTTGCACGGCGAAGGCGGCACGGAATTCGAAATGTTCTCCGCGATTTCCGGCATCAGCACACGGAACTACATCGGGCTTTCACTACGAGCCCCCGAGAAGTCGGAATCGGGCGGATATTGCTGGGACCGCTCCCCGGATGGACTCGCGAAACTCGAATCCGATATCTACGCCACGGTGTGTCAACTCCGTCGAGTCTTCAACGTTCACAGCGAGCGAGTGATTCTCGCCGGGTTCGATTCTGGTGCCACAACCGCGATGCAACTGATTCTGCGTCGTCCGGATTGGTACGGTGGCGTAGTGTCGATGTGCGGCAACCTTCCAACACTCGCAGAGTTGCAGGACCAAATTGGTCTCGAGGGTTCGGAAACGGAGCGTCGCCGAGCCTTGTTCATCGCCGGTGATGCCGACGAGGAGTGCTCCGCCATGGATGTGTTGAATGCCAAACGTTCGCTGCAAGGCACTCCGCTCGATGTTTCGATCGCTATTGAATCGGCCGGACACGAAGTCACCCGCCCGATGCTTCGGAACATCGATCACTGGATCATGAACGGACTCTACGCAACGGTGTAA
- a CDS encoding peptidoglycan recognition protein family protein translates to MSVRITQPDPKKTDLETVLNPSESARDWTAIVVHHTATDRGSVESIHQTHLNRKWLGIGYHFVIGNGQGMEDGLIEETFRWRGQLHGAHAGQNEYNRHGIGIALIGNFEKTPPTPAQVDSLTELVLRLQQKYQISPDRIFGHGELKTTACPGRFFPLAELRLACQAIPRTTDRPEYAFEGSAR, encoded by the coding sequence GTGTCAGTCCGAATTACCCAACCTGATCCCAAGAAGACGGATTTGGAAACGGTCCTCAATCCGAGTGAATCCGCTCGTGACTGGACAGCGATTGTGGTGCATCATACGGCAACGGATCGCGGGAGCGTGGAAAGCATCCACCAAACGCACTTGAATCGAAAGTGGCTCGGGATCGGTTATCACTTCGTGATTGGCAACGGCCAAGGCATGGAAGACGGGCTGATTGAAGAAACGTTCCGCTGGCGTGGGCAATTGCATGGCGCTCATGCGGGACAGAATGAATACAACCGACATGGAATTGGGATTGCGTTGATCGGAAACTTCGAAAAGACTCCGCCCACACCAGCCCAAGTAGATTCGCTTACCGAATTGGTGCTGCGACTCCAACAGAAATATCAAATATCGCCAGACCGAATCTTTGGTCACGGCGAACTCAAGACGACCGCCTGCCCCGGACGGTTTTTCCCTCTCGCGGAACTTCGCTTGGCTTGCCAGGCGATACCGCGAACGACTGATCGGCCTGAATACGCATTCGAAGGATCTGCACGATGA
- a CDS encoding type III pantothenate kinase has translation MSNVLAIDVGNSRIKVGLFKVDADHVLPTCKQAITFSADQPFPWRDMEHWQDWSHDLNLTSVIAATNPTHLANVLNSWPTDRKPPLEVSSPEALPLTIDLLEPNRVGIDRVLNAVAANRVRVPGRPIVIVDSGTATTVDVVTADGVFAGGAILAGFELAARSLHRYTALLPLISIDELHEAEPSPIGKETRGALQSGLYWGQVGAIRELVAQMTRSQKPSVEPNTDMILTGGGAELLRPHFPAAISTPHLALQGLALTCLHDH, from the coding sequence ATGTCAAATGTCCTAGCGATTGATGTGGGCAATAGCCGAATCAAGGTTGGCTTGTTCAAAGTCGATGCCGACCACGTTTTGCCGACGTGTAAGCAGGCGATAACGTTTTCGGCGGACCAACCGTTTCCGTGGAGAGACATGGAACACTGGCAGGACTGGTCACACGATCTGAATCTCACGAGCGTGATCGCTGCAACCAATCCCACGCACTTAGCGAACGTGCTGAATTCTTGGCCAACCGACCGGAAACCTCCGCTTGAGGTATCCTCTCCCGAAGCGTTGCCGTTGACGATCGACTTGCTGGAGCCCAACCGGGTCGGGATTGATCGCGTTCTAAATGCGGTGGCGGCTAACCGGGTTCGTGTGCCAGGGCGGCCGATCGTGATTGTCGATTCCGGCACCGCGACCACGGTCGATGTCGTTACCGCGGATGGCGTGTTTGCCGGTGGTGCAATTTTGGCCGGGTTTGAATTGGCCGCTCGGTCGTTGCACCGTTACACCGCGTTGCTTCCGCTCATCTCGATCGACGAACTTCATGAAGCTGAACCGTCACCGATCGGCAAGGAAACTCGCGGAGCACTTCAGAGCGGACTCTACTGGGGACAAGTCGGAGCGATCCGAGAACTTGTTGCACAGATGACTCGGTCTCAGAAACCGTCTGTGGAACCAAATACGGACATGATTTTGACAGGCGGCGGTGCGGAGTTGTTGCGTCCGCACTTTCCCGCAGCGATTTCAACTCCGCATTTGGCGTTGCAGGGGTTGGCGTTGACATGCCTTCATGATCACTAA